GCTGCATGACCGGAGCTCCGCGCAGCGGCGGCCGCTGGTGGCGGCCGCGCTCGCTGCGCACGCAACTGCTGCTGTGGCTCATCACGCTGCACCTGGGCGCGGCCGTGCTCACGGCGTGGTTCTCCTTCGAGGCCTACGGCAACCTCGTGCACAACGCGCTGGACGACCAGATGCGCCTGGTGGCCGAGTCGTACGAAGGCAGCGATCCGCAGAAGCTGCCGCACCCGATGGACGGCGAGGCCGCCTTCTCGCGCGGCGCTTTCATCGTGCAGATCTGGAGTGCCGACGGCCAGACGCTGCGCGCCACCTCATGGCCCGTACTGACGGTGCCACTGCAACCCCAACCCGGCTTCGGCGACGTGAACACGGGCACGCATGCGGGTTCCGACTGGCGCGTGTTCACCGCCAAGCCCGGCCCGCGTGCCGACCAGCCGCGCGTACAGGTGCTGCAGAACGAGGACTACCGCCGCCGCCGCGCCCTGCGCCGCGCAATGTTCGAAGGTCTGCCGATCGCGCTGCTGCTGCCGCTGGCGCTGCTGATCCTGTGGATCATCGTGTCGGCGGCTTCGCGCTCGCTGCGCGCGGTGGCGCGCGACGTGGCCTCGCAGGACGAGCGCAGCCCCACCGAACTGTCGCTCGCACGCGTGCCCGACGAGATCGCGCCGCTGGTGGGCGCCTTCAACAACCTGCTGACGCGCGTGCGCAATGCCTTCGCCACGCAGCGGCGCTTCGTGCAGGACGCGGCCCACGAGCTGCGCACGCCGATGGCCGCCATCGGCCTGCAGATCGAGAACCTGCGCGCGCACGTACCGGCCGGCGAGGCCACCGAGCGTTTCAACCAGCTCGAGGCCGGCGTCACGCGCGCGCAGCACCTGATCGAGCAATTGCTGCATCTCTCGCGGCAGGACGCGCCGCAGAGCCTCGGCAATGCGCGCGAGCGCGTCGACATCGAAGTGCTGCTGCGCGAGAGCGTGAGCCAGCTGATGGTGCTGGCCGATGCGCGGCGCGTGGACATCGGCTTCGAAGGCAGCATTGCCGCGGTGGTGTTCGCGCCCGCGGCCGAGCTGCGCAGCGTGTTCGACAACCTGATCGACAACGCGTTGCGCTACGCGCCCGAAGGCGGCGTGGTCGACGTGAAGCTGCACGAGGTCGAGGGCCACGCGGTGGTCGACGTGCTCGACAACGGCCCCGGTATTCCGCAGGCCGCCATCGGCCGCGTGTTCGATCGCTTCTTCCGCGTGCCCGGCGCAGTGGCCGGCGGCAGCGGGCTGGGGCTGGCGATTGCGCGCACGGCGGCCGAGCGGCATGGCCTGCGCATCGAGCTGCGCAATCGCACCGGTGGGCCGGGGCTGATGGCGCGCGTGCATCTGCCTGTGCTGCCGGCGTAGCGGAGGCCTGCCGGCACGCGAGGCACCTGCGGTCCAAAGTTTCAGGAAAAAGCGCGCCGCTCACGCGCGCCTAACTCTTCCCTCACATTCACCTCAGTCTGCGTGCCTAGAGTGCACTCAGGTCCTGCCACGCGCAGTTCGCGCGATGGCACGTGACCGGGGACAACCTGCAATCAGGAGAACACGTCATGCGCACTTCCTTCAAGCTTCTCGCCGTCGGTTCCTTTGCTGCGCTGGCAGCCATGGGCGCCGTCACCGCATCGGCCGAAACCACCGATGGTTCGGATTTCCATCCGCTGCAGATGAATTCGCCCGCGAACCCGGACGTCCAGGCCGGCGCGATGGCCGCAGCCCGTCCGAGCGGCACCGAGCCAATGGGCCAGTCGACCAGCGCACCCGCGATGAGCTCGACGATGCCGGTGGCCGACATCCAGGCTGGCGCCTATGGGGCGTCGCATCCGAGCGGCACCGAGCCGATCGGGCAATCGACTTCACTGCCGATGGTGAAGTCGGGCAGCGGCAGCTGAACTGAAGCTGCGCTGCCGGTGATGACGACGATCAGCGATCAGTCGTCGTTGCCGTTGCTGAGCAGGGCGCGGTAGATCACCGCGCCGATGATGGCACCCGCAATGGGCGCCGCCCAGAACAACCACAGTTCCGACACCGCATAGGACGGCCCGAACAGGGCCGGGCCCGTGCTGCGCGCCGGGTTGACCGAAGTGTTGGTCACAGGGATCGAGATCAGGTGGATCAGCGTGAGGCACAGGCCGATCGCAAGGCCTGCGAAGCCGCCGGCCGCGCGCTTGGCGGTGGAGCCGAGGATCACGATCAGGAACACGGCCGTCATCACCACTTCGCATAGCAATGCGGCCGTCATGCCGTACTTGCCGGGCGAGTGCTCGCCATAGCCGTTGGTGGCGAAGCCGCCGATGTCAGCGCCCGGCTTGCCCGTGGCGATGAGATACAGCACACCGGCCGCCGCGATGGCGCCGAGCACCTGCGCCACGATGTAGCCCGCGAGCTGCGAGGCCTTGAAGCGGCCCGCGGCCGCAAGGCCGATCGACACGGCAGGGTTGAAGTGCCCGCCCGAGATCGGGCCCAGTGCATAGGCGCCCGTCACCACCGTGAGACCGAAGGCCAGCGAGACCCCGAGCAGGCCGATGCCGACACCCGGAAAGGCCGCTGCCAGAACTGCGCTTCCGCAGCCTCCGAGCGTGAGCCAGAAAGTACCAATGAACTCGGCCGACCATTTTTTGTAGGTACTGTGTTCCATAACTCTCCATCCTGAAGTTGAGAAAACGCGCAATGCACGAAGCCGTGCGCGGGCGGATTCTAGGAACGCCAGGAGGGGGCGTCGAGCGTGTAATTCGTACTAACGGAACCTGTTCACGGATGGCGCGGCTTTTGTGCGGCGCCGCAACTGCGTTGCGTCTTCGTTCAGAGCGTCACGACGATCTTTCCGAACGCGCCGCGCTCGAGATGATCGAGCGCGGCGGGCAGTGCATCGAAGCCGTACTGCGCGGCAATCACCGGCTTGAGCGCATTTGCATCGACGGCGCGCACCAGGTCTTCGAGCGCGCGCCGGTGGCCCACGCCGATGCCCTGCACCGTCACGCGGCCCAGCACCATCGCATAGAACGACGCGCTCAGCGTCTCGCCGCCGAGCATGCCGATGATCGACACGCGACCGCCCTGCTTCACGGCCTGCAGCGAGCGATCGAGGTTGGGGCCGCTCGCGAGTTCGAGCACGTGGTCGGCACCGCGACCTTGCGTGAGCCTGCGCACTTCGGCGGGCCAGTCGCCGTCGCGCGCCAGCACGTGCGTGGCGCCGAGTGCCAGCGCCTGTGCGCGCTTGTCTTCGCTGCCCGTGACGACGATGGCCTGTGCGCCATGCAGCCGCGCGATCTGCAGGCCGAACAGCGCGACGCCGCCGGTGCCGTGAATCAGCACCGTCTCGCCCGCGCGCAACGCGCCGGTCTCGGCGAGCGCGAACCATGCGGTGAGACCCGCGCACGGCAGCGTGCTGGCTTCGGCCAGGCTCACCGTCGTGGGCGCGGCCACGGCCCAGGCGGCGTCGAGCAGCACGTGCGAGGCGAGCATGCCGGGGCCGGGCCCGCCGAGGAGCGTGGCCTCCGCATGCCAGTGGCTGTCGATCCAGCCGCCCCAGAAGGTGTTGACGACCCGGTCGCCGACGGCGAAGCGCGTTACGCCCGGGCCGATGGCCGCCACGGTGCCCGCCATGTCGGAGCCGGGCGTGAAGGGCAGCTCGAGCGCCATGCCCATGCCGTCGCGAATCATCAGCAGGTCGCGGTAGTTGAGCGACACCGCGCCGACCTTCACGAGGATCTGGTTCGCGCCCGGCATGGGCAACGGCGCTTCGGCCTGTTCGAGGTGGGCGCGGCCGAGCGTGGGGAGCTGCCAGCGGCGCAGCGTTCGAGGTTCTTGCATGAAAAAGACTCCGGGAAAGACGAGGAGCTTTCATGCTATTGACGATGCCAGATACCCGGTGGCGGATAATTTTCTTTTCACTGGTGCTTAAAAGTCTCCAATGGGCCAACGTCTGCAGGGCATCGAAGAATTCGTCGCGGCGGCCGAGGCGGGCAGCTTCGCGCTGGCCGCGCAGCGCCTGCATGTCACGCGCTCGGCCGTCGCCAAGAGCATCGCGCGGCTCGAAGCGCGCCTGAACACGCGGCTCTTTTTGCGCACCACGCGCAGCCAGAGCCTCACCGAGGAGGGCCACGGCTACTACGAGCGCTGCCGCCGCGTGCTGGCCGAACTCGACGCGGCCGAAGCCGTGACCGACGTTGCGCGCAGCACCGCCTCGGGCCTCGTGCGCCTGAGCATGCCGGCAATGCTGGGGCGGCTGAAGGTCGGGCCGCTGCTGCTGGCGCTGGCGCGCCGCCATCCGCAGCTCTCGCTCGAACTCTCGTTCAACGACCGGCGCGTGGATCTCGTGGAGGAGGGGCTCGACCTGGCCATCCGCAGCGGTGAACTCGCCGACAGCGCGGAGCTGGTCGCCCGGCCTGTCGGCATGCAGTGGATGGCGCTGTGCGCCTCGCCCGCCTACCTGGCCGAACACGGGCATCCCGCAAACATCGACGACCTGAAGGCGCCGCACGAGGCCGTGCTCTATGCGCGCGACGGCCAGATCTCGTCCTGGCGCTTCCATGATGCCGAAGGCCGTCTTGTCGACGTGACGCTGCCTTCGCGGCTGCGCTGCGACAGCGCCGAGGTGCTGCTCGAAGCCGCCATCGGCGGCATGGGCCTCGCGCGCTTGCCCGCGTGGCTTGCGGCCGATGCGCTCGCGGCCGGCACGCTGGTGCGCGTGTTCGACGAGCCGCAACCCTTCGGCTTCGCGCTGCACGTGATCCGCTCGCGCAGCCGCTACCTGCCGCTGAAGACGCGGGTGGTGATCGACTGGCTCGCCGAGCACCTGCCGCCGCTGCTGGCCGCGCGCTGAAGCGGGCGCTATCCTGCGCCTTCGAACAAACAACGACCGAGGAGAACCGCGCATGCGCCCATTCGCCATCCGACACATCGCCACCGCCGCATGCATTTCCACGGTGGCCCTGCTGGGGGTGTCGAACACCGCGGCGCAAGGCACCGTCAACGCGCTGTGCAGCACCGACGCGGGCTGGTGCGAAGCGGCGGCCACCGCATTCACGCGCGAGACCGGCATCAAGGTGCAGCAGGCCCACAAGGGCACCGGCGAAATCGGCGCGCAGCTGCGCGCGGAGGCCGCCAACCCCAAGACCGACATCTGGTGGGGCGGCACCGGCGACCCGTTCCTGCAGGCTGCTGAGCAAGGCCTGCTCGAACCCTATCGCCCGGCCTACATCAACGACCTGCACGACTGGGCGGTACGGCAGTACGCGCTGTCGCAGAACATGGTGGGCGGCTTCTACACGAGCGCCATCGGCTTCGGCTTCAACACCGACCTGCTCAAGAAAAAGAAGCTGCACGAGCCCAGGTGCTGGGCCGACCTCGTCAAGCCCGAATACAAGGGCGAGATCGAAATTTCGCACCCGGCCTCCAGCGGCACGGCCTACACCATCATCGCGGGCCTGGTGCAGCAGATGGGCGAAGAAGCGGCCTTCGAGTACCTGAAGAAGCTGCACAGGAACGTCACCAGCTACACCCGCAGCGGCCAGGCGCAGGCGCCCAACGTGGCCAAGGGCGAAGTGGCCATCGGCGTGAGCTTCATCTTCGGCTTCGAGCGCTGGCGCTATGACAAATTTCCCGTGAAGACCGCCGCGCCGTGCGAAGGCACGGGCTACGAGATCGGCGGCATCGCCCTCGTGAAAGGCGCGCGCAACAAGGAAAACGCCAAGCGCTACTACGACTGGCTCATGAGCCCCGCGGGCCAGGCCATCGGCGGGCAGTCGGGCAGCCTGCAGTCACCGGCCAACAAGACCTTCAAGCCGGACCCGCGCATCCCGTCGATGGCCGACGTGAAGCTCATCAAGTACGACTTCGAGAAGTACGGCAAGGCGGCCGAGCGCAAGCGCCTGATCGACCGCTGGACGCGAGAAGTGGAGTCGCAGCCGCGCTGATCAGGAGCAAGCCTTGTTGTGAGACGCGTGCATGCCCTTGGCCTTGGCATCGGCTTCGCTCAGGTACTCGCCCTTCTTGGTCTTGCCGTAGTAGCGGTCGCCCATGCAGTGATAGACCTTGGTCTCGTCGTTCGCCCACACCTTGCCTGCGCCGCCACCGGGAGCGGCAGCCATCTTCGTGAGGTCGGGCGAGCCGGGCGTCCTGGTGGCCGTGCCGGTGCTCGGTGCCACGCCGGTCTTGTCGACCTTGGCCGACTGGGTCTCGACCGCTGGTGCGGGCGCAGCTGCTGCGGCCGGCGCGGTTGCCGCGGCAGCACCAGCAGGTGCAGCCTTGCCGAACCAGGTCTTGATGCCCTTGTGACCGCGGCAGGCGCCCGACTTGGTGTCGGGCGAGGCATAGCTGCCGTCCTTGCATTGCACGGTGGTGCCGGCCGGTGCATCGGCGGGAACCTGCGCCTGTGCGCCGAGCGAGGCCAGGCCGAGGAAGGCTGCGACGCACAGCACGCGGGATTTCTTGTTGTTCATGCAAAGCTCCTGGAGGGGTGAAGGAAAAGATCCACCGCGCAGCTTTGGCGAGCGATCCCAGCGCCAGCTGACTTGCGCGCCGGAAAGAGCCGGTCAGGGCCAATCAGGGCGAACTGGCCGTGAAGGTGACCTGCCCGGTGTAGGTGCCGGCGGTGCGGCTGGCCAGGTTTGCATACGAGAAGGTCCAGGTCGCGGTGCGCTGGGTGACGAGGTTGGCGAAGCTGGTGCCCACGACATTGACCGTGGTGCCCGTGCCCGAGTTGGGAATCGGCGGCGCGGGCAGGTTGCTGTCGCTGCTGGCAATCGTGATCTCCGACAG
This is a stretch of genomic DNA from Variovorax paradoxus. It encodes these proteins:
- a CDS encoding ABC transporter substrate-binding protein; this encodes MRPFAIRHIATAACISTVALLGVSNTAAQGTVNALCSTDAGWCEAAATAFTRETGIKVQQAHKGTGEIGAQLRAEAANPKTDIWWGGTGDPFLQAAEQGLLEPYRPAYINDLHDWAVRQYALSQNMVGGFYTSAIGFGFNTDLLKKKKLHEPRCWADLVKPEYKGEIEISHPASSGTAYTIIAGLVQQMGEEAAFEYLKKLHRNVTSYTRSGQAQAPNVAKGEVAIGVSFIFGFERWRYDKFPVKTAAPCEGTGYEIGGIALVKGARNKENAKRYYDWLMSPAGQAIGGQSGSLQSPANKTFKPDPRIPSMADVKLIKYDFEKYGKAAERKRLIDRWTREVESQPR
- a CDS encoding zinc-dependent alcohol dehydrogenase family protein encodes the protein MQEPRTLRRWQLPTLGRAHLEQAEAPLPMPGANQILVKVGAVSLNYRDLLMIRDGMGMALELPFTPGSDMAGTVAAIGPGVTRFAVGDRVVNTFWGGWIDSHWHAEATLLGGPGPGMLASHVLLDAAWAVAAPTTVSLAEASTLPCAGLTAWFALAETGALRAGETVLIHGTGGVALFGLQIARLHGAQAIVVTGSEDKRAQALALGATHVLARDGDWPAEVRRLTQGRGADHVLELASGPNLDRSLQAVKQGGRVSIIGMLGGETLSASFYAMVLGRVTVQGIGVGHRRALEDLVRAVDANALKPVIAAQYGFDALPAALDHLERGAFGKIVVTL
- a CDS encoding DUF3761 domain-containing protein, whose protein sequence is MNNKKSRVLCVAAFLGLASLGAQAQVPADAPAGTTVQCKDGSYASPDTKSGACRGHKGIKTWFGKAAPAGAAAATAPAAAAAPAPAVETQSAKVDKTGVAPSTGTATRTPGSPDLTKMAAAPGGGAGKVWANDETKVYHCMGDRYYGKTKKGEYLSEADAKAKGMHASHNKACS
- a CDS encoding sensor histidine kinase → MTGAPRSGGRWWRPRSLRTQLLLWLITLHLGAAVLTAWFSFEAYGNLVHNALDDQMRLVAESYEGSDPQKLPHPMDGEAAFSRGAFIVQIWSADGQTLRATSWPVLTVPLQPQPGFGDVNTGTHAGSDWRVFTAKPGPRADQPRVQVLQNEDYRRRRALRRAMFEGLPIALLLPLALLILWIIVSAASRSLRAVARDVASQDERSPTELSLARVPDEIAPLVGAFNNLLTRVRNAFATQRRFVQDAAHELRTPMAAIGLQIENLRAHVPAGEATERFNQLEAGVTRAQHLIEQLLHLSRQDAPQSLGNARERVDIEVLLRESVSQLMVLADARRVDIGFEGSIAAVVFAPAAELRSVFDNLIDNALRYAPEGGVVDVKLHEVEGHAVVDVLDNGPGIPQAAIGRVFDRFFRVPGAVAGGSGLGLAIARTAAERHGLRIELRNRTGGPGLMARVHLPVLPA
- a CDS encoding LysR family transcriptional regulator, with amino-acid sequence MGQRLQGIEEFVAAAEAGSFALAAQRLHVTRSAVAKSIARLEARLNTRLFLRTTRSQSLTEEGHGYYERCRRVLAELDAAEAVTDVARSTASGLVRLSMPAMLGRLKVGPLLLALARRHPQLSLELSFNDRRVDLVEEGLDLAIRSGELADSAELVARPVGMQWMALCASPAYLAEHGHPANIDDLKAPHEAVLYARDGQISSWRFHDAEGRLVDVTLPSRLRCDSAEVLLEAAIGGMGLARLPAWLAADALAAGTLVRVFDEPQPFGFALHVIRSRSRYLPLKTRVVIDWLAEHLPPLLAAR
- the aqpZ gene encoding aquaporin Z; this encodes MEHSTYKKWSAEFIGTFWLTLGGCGSAVLAAAFPGVGIGLLGVSLAFGLTVVTGAYALGPISGGHFNPAVSIGLAAAGRFKASQLAGYIVAQVLGAIAAAGVLYLIATGKPGADIGGFATNGYGEHSPGKYGMTAALLCEVVMTAVFLIVILGSTAKRAAGGFAGLAIGLCLTLIHLISIPVTNTSVNPARSTGPALFGPSYAVSELWLFWAAPIAGAIIGAVIYRALLSNGNDD